Proteins encoded in a region of the Malaciobacter mytili LMG 24559 genome:
- a CDS encoding flagellar hook-basal body complex protein, translating to MITGLWNGISGLGAFEKALSAESNNVANVNTIGHKSDDVTFQDLMYQAGYGKGVNIQTVEKDFSQGNLKLTGNSYDVAIDGRGFFLVRELSTNQVFYTRAGNFKMGSDGTLQSIDGMKVQGLQSMDSTIIATDPNDTQFNSTYNQFIASRTISNNDFIQTINARATDFTKTAEASGISGQGYKSASSKINDIQALITNYKDKLELYSSDPNATSVDSVSAVTQVPFNNFVGDLDDENDLLQITINNITVKQKFDTDAQTTMNKFADKISEIQGVTATVDANGLLTINSLVPGKDLKVTYPSLNDQAPAVNEIVTPVVGSGIGLVTSAREALKNALENAGAKLLDMTTNLDLTARASLVTTDLQLKLDKLNISDNGLGNISIENGQIFAKDGDNKFIIGAISTAYFNDELSLNPEGNNLFSKTTLSGDAIDASKANKLQGKTLELSNSNFGTNLTNLMVYQRAFEASSKAVTTSDEFLKTAIQLKQ from the coding sequence ATGATTACTGGATTATGGAATGGAATCTCTGGTTTAGGTGCATTTGAAAAAGCTTTAAGTGCTGAATCAAATAATGTTGCCAATGTTAATACAATTGGACATAAATCAGATGATGTTACATTTCAAGATTTAATGTATCAAGCAGGATATGGAAAAGGTGTAAATATTCAAACTGTAGAAAAAGATTTTTCTCAAGGAAATTTAAAACTTACTGGAAATAGTTATGATGTGGCTATTGATGGAAGAGGTTTTTTTCTAGTTAGAGAATTAAGCACTAATCAGGTTTTTTATACAAGAGCTGGTAACTTTAAGATGGGTTCTGATGGTACTTTACAAAGTATTGATGGAATGAAGGTTCAAGGTCTTCAAAGTATGGATTCAACTATTATTGCCACTGATCCAAATGATACACAATTTAACTCTACATATAATCAATTTATTGCAAGTAGAACAATTTCAAATAATGATTTTATTCAAACAATAAATGCAAGAGCAACTGATTTTACAAAAACTGCAGAAGCTAGTGGAATTTCTGGGCAAGGTTATAAATCAGCATCTTCAAAAATAAATGATATACAAGCTTTAATTACTAACTATAAAGATAAACTTGAATTATATAGTTCAGATCCAAATGCAACTTCAGTTGATTCTGTTTCTGCTGTAACTCAAGTTCCTTTTAATAACTTTGTAGGTGATTTAGATGATGAAAATGATTTATTACAAATTACTATAAATAATATTACTGTAAAACAAAAGTTTGATACAGATGCCCAAACAACAATGAATAAATTTGCAGATAAAATTAGTGAAATCCAAGGGGTTACTGCAACAGTTGATGCAAATGGTTTATTAACTATTAATTCTTTGGTTCCAGGAAAGGATTTAAAAGTTACTTATCCTTCTTTAAATGACCAAGCACCAGCTGTAAATGAAATTGTAACTCCAGTTGTTGGAAGTGGTATAGGACTTGTAACAAGTGCAAGAGAAGCTTTAAAAAATGCCCTTGAAAATGCAGGGGCTAAACTACTTGATATGACTACAAATTTAGATTTAACAGCAAGAGCAAGTTTAGTAACAACTGATTTACAATTAAAACTTGATAAGTTAAATATTTCAGATAATGGTTTAGGAAATATTTCAATAGAAAATGGACAAATTTTTGCAAAAGATGGAGATAATAAATTTATTATTGGTGCAATTTCTACTGCATATTTTAATGATGAACTTAGTTTAAATCCTGAAGGAAATAATCTATTTTCTAAAACAACTTTATCAGGAGATGCTATTGATGCTAGTAAAGCAAATAAACTTCAAGGAAAAACTTTAGAGCTAAGTAACTCAAATTTTGGTACAAACCTTACAAATTTAATGGTTTATCAAAGAGCTTTTGAAGCAAGTTCAAAAGCAGTTACAACTTCAGATGAGTTTTTAAAAACAGCAATTCAGTTAAAACAATAG
- a CDS encoding flagellar hook assembly protein FlgD produces MYAGSYTGSYTDAQYNQIKNRDDNGYTTREVDTKSATDANGNSYTTSVSNDQLTNSDFLNLMIQELKLQDPTKPMDSQRMMDTQLQMSTIETNMAMAKSMDKLVSTFNQTSLSNAANIIGKNIEDINTDENGVAKAYKVLSVETIDDQLVVKARQIMYMEDVVKDADGNRLLYDQNGFIYNTDGEKTGQKIVLKNPGEIATDAEGKPVILDENNETVTDHTYTYEGLTTAVFASEISTIPFENITKIF; encoded by the coding sequence ATGTATGCAGGAAGTTACACAGGTAGTTATACTGATGCGCAATATAATCAGATAAAAAATAGAGATGATAATGGATATACAACTAGAGAAGTAGATACTAAATCTGCTACTGATGCAAATGGAAATAGTTATACTACTTCTGTTAGTAATGACCAATTAACAAATAGTGATTTTTTAAATTTGATGATTCAAGAGTTAAAATTACAAGATCCAACTAAGCCTATGGATTCACAAAGAATGATGGATACACAGCTTCAAATGTCTACAATAGAGACAAATATGGCTATGGCTAAGTCTATGGATAAATTAGTTTCAACTTTTAATCAAACATCTTTATCAAATGCTGCAAATATTATTGGTAAAAATATTGAAGATATTAATACTGATGAAAATGGTGTTGCAAAAGCTTATAAAGTTCTTTCTGTTGAAACAATAGATGACCAACTAGTTGTAAAAGCTAGGCAAATTATGTATATGGAAGATGTTGTAAAAGATGCTGATGGTAATAGATTATTGTATGATCAAAATGGATTTATTTATAATACTGATGGGGAAAAAACAGGACAAAAAATTGTTCTAAAAAATCCTGGAGAAATTGCAACTGATGCTGAGGGGAAACCTGTTATCTTAGATGAAAACAATGAAACAGTAACTGATCATACTTATACATATGAAGGTTTAACAACAGCTGTTTTTGCAAGTGAAATTTCTACAATTCCATTTGAAAACATTACTAAAATTTTCTAA
- a CDS encoding FliM/FliN family flagellar motor switch protein: MEISERDYDLLVDTEIVVDVILGSTSITIKEFLDLSEGDILSLDKLAGAGGDIYVNSRIIGTGDIIVIDEKLAVRVQDAMDSDNVVRYFFEENLL; the protein is encoded by the coding sequence ATGGAAATTAGTGAAAGGGACTATGATTTATTAGTTGATACGGAGATTGTTGTTGATGTAATCTTAGGTTCAACTAGTATTACGATTAAAGAATTCTTAGATCTTAGTGAGGGTGATATTTTATCTTTAGATAAACTAGCTGGTGCTGGTGGAGATATTTATGTTAACTCTAGAATCATAGGAACAGGCGATATTATAGTAATCGATGAAAAATTAGCAGTTCGAGTTCAGGATGCTATGGATTCAGATAATGTTGTTAGATACTTCTTTGAAGAAAACTTATTATAG
- a CDS encoding FliH/SctL family protein produces the protein MANNNVYSTAKIISTNDEVQDYKLGTFLHNKLDNTAQTQQMQSVATLSDREIPLSVDPLVEEMKKISEQIAFLSNKVDTIEVNGVSSKDIDRQVVTAIKDLKNYATFFEQATFQMETKLLKTSIAIAQKIISIEVGENSSKIAKETITHLMSKIKTASKVKIHLNPRDYEILRHELTLESFIELVQDANVAIGGVVIASDLGNFDGNIEAKVASMLETLDTVI, from the coding sequence ATGGCAAATAATAATGTTTATTCAACTGCAAAAATTATAAGTACTAATGATGAAGTACAAGATTATAAATTAGGTACTTTTTTACATAATAAATTAGATAATACTGCTCAAACACAACAAATGCAAAGTGTAGCAACTTTAAGTGATAGAGAAATACCTTTAAGTGTTGATCCTTTAGTTGAAGAGATGAAAAAAATCTCTGAACAAATTGCTTTTTTAAGTAATAAAGTTGATACAATTGAAGTAAATGGAGTATCAAGTAAAGATATTGATAGACAAGTTGTAACTGCAATAAAAGATTTAAAAAATTATGCTACTTTTTTTGAACAAGCAACTTTTCAAATGGAAACAAAACTTCTTAAAACTTCTATTGCAATTGCACAAAAAATTATCTCTATTGAAGTGGGAGAAAACTCTTCAAAAATTGCAAAAGAGACAATAACTCATTTAATGTCAAAAATAAAAACAGCTTCAAAAGTAAAAATTCATCTAAACCCAAGAGATTATGAAATTTTAAGACATGAATTAACTTTAGAATCATTTATTGAATTAGTTCAAGATGCAAATGTTGCTATTGGTGGAGTAGTAATTGCTAGTGATTTAGGTAATTTTGATGGAAATATAGAAGCAAAAGTTGCTTCAATGCTAGAAACCTTAGATACTGTAATTTAA
- the fliG gene encoding flagellar motor switch protein FliG, translating into MSEEISRELLKGMSMTEKVAHFCVLIGEDATVKIFQHLPKNVVEDISTAITQINAIDKDISLAILDEFHLYTRSKGFISSGGFDYAKDILYKSLGKGEADDVLAKLSRLKLAAQSFAYLDAINPKQLSDFIKDESPQTIAVILSHMEAPRAAEVLMQLDEDIRIKVTMQMATIKDVSPDVVRTISVILEKKLESLLSSIVNVGGVKVVADMLNRVGPKSQDILKNINGVDTSLATKIKENMFVFEDLLNLDTEYVMKILQNVDTADVAVAMKNATDEDLEKITSAMSQRASDRFKEEFEMLNKVKIKDIEAAQRKMLDVAQKMIEEGVIEREMDE; encoded by the coding sequence ATGAGTGAAGAAATAAGCAGAGAATTACTTAAAGGTATGTCTATGACAGAAAAAGTAGCTCATTTTTGTGTTTTAATTGGAGAAGATGCTACTGTTAAAATCTTTCAACATTTACCTAAAAATGTTGTGGAAGATATTTCAACAGCAATTACTCAAATTAATGCTATTGATAAAGATATCTCTTTAGCAATTTTAGATGAATTTCATCTTTATACTCGTTCTAAAGGTTTTATTAGTTCGGGTGGGTTTGATTATGCTAAAGATATTTTATATAAATCTTTAGGAAAAGGTGAAGCAGATGATGTTTTAGCAAAACTTTCAAGATTAAAACTTGCTGCTCAATCATTTGCTTATTTAGATGCTATTAATCCAAAACAACTTTCAGACTTTATTAAAGATGAGTCTCCTCAAACAATTGCAGTAATTTTATCTCATATGGAAGCTCCAAGAGCAGCAGAAGTATTGATGCAATTAGATGAAGATATTAGGATAAAAGTTACTATGCAAATGGCAACAATTAAAGATGTTTCTCCTGATGTTGTAAGAACTATTTCTGTTATTTTAGAGAAAAAACTAGAATCACTTTTATCTTCTATTGTAAATGTTGGTGGGGTTAAAGTTGTTGCTGATATGTTAAATAGAGTGGGGCCAAAATCACAAGATATTCTTAAAAATATCAATGGAGTTGATACTTCATTGGCAACAAAAATTAAAGAAAATATGTTTGTATTTGAGGATTTACTAAATTTAGATACAGAATATGTAATGAAAATCTTACAAAATGTTGATACAGCAGATGTTGCTGTTGCTATGAAAAATGCAACTGATGAAGATTTAGAGAAAATCACAAGTGCTATGTCTCAAAGGGCAAGTGATAGATTTAAAGAAGAGTTTGAGATGTTAAATAAAGTAAAAATTAAAGATATTGAAGCAGCTCAAAGAAAGATGCTAGATGTGGCCCAAAAAATGATTGAAGAGGGTGTAATTGAAAGAGAAATGGATGAATAA
- the fliF gene encoding flagellar basal-body MS-ring/collar protein FliF, with the protein MDQLFKFVNNLNAAQRAVIIGGFSLLFVLLIGLLIYSNIKAEDKKFNYTIASNLTKNQVMLASSELEASGVPFSVIGSGNDLTLRTSKEFINIAKIKLVTSEAATSKHVGWEIFEKSSLGTTNFENKVKYLRALEGELSRSLESLSGVLRASVKIAIPKDTIFTERKSEPTASAVLSLKPGVFLTQKQIDGIKNFIASAVSDLKNENIKLIDQDGSLLEHSKDDVDNLKSMTQNKYKEKLESSYEKKIISLLEPIVGPNRVVARVTIDLNFIKKNIQEEIYDPEGTIRSQETTENVSNSTGGPNNNGGVAGVDSNIQEPQEAGGTEGSKSSSESTKTLTNYEISKKIIEQKDNNYSTIQKISAAVTFDSTVLDSIQNKDEFISSMEAIVQDTIGYDQKRGDQISVKSFKFFGLKAIANAAGQKVDENGNIIEEGSTADTLAMVKSLLKEFSEYIQYIIAAILLFIFYRKFIVNHDVVVLGDGTVKKRNADGSSDGLVDDMLSGFEEQFDMQSAKGRLKAKIKSQIMNNLNGLDEEGAAKYEVLIEELDKEINNNPAEMAKMIELLLAEGDSKFVKRGNKK; encoded by the coding sequence ATGGATCAACTTTTTAAGTTTGTAAATAATTTAAATGCTGCACAAAGAGCAGTTATTATAGGGGGTTTTTCTTTACTCTTTGTGTTATTAATTGGACTATTAATATATTCAAATATAAAAGCTGAAGATAAAAAATTTAACTATACAATTGCTTCTAATCTTACAAAAAATCAAGTTATGTTAGCAAGTAGCGAACTTGAAGCTTCTGGAGTTCCTTTTTCCGTTATAGGTTCTGGAAATGATTTAACACTTAGAACTTCAAAAGAGTTTATTAATATTGCAAAAATTAAATTAGTAACAAGTGAAGCAGCAACAAGCAAGCATGTTGGTTGGGAAATTTTTGAAAAATCTTCTTTAGGTACTACAAATTTTGAAAATAAAGTAAAATATTTAAGAGCCTTAGAAGGGGAATTATCTAGATCATTGGAGTCTTTATCTGGTGTTTTAAGAGCTAGTGTAAAAATAGCTATTCCTAAAGATACAATTTTTACTGAAAGAAAAAGTGAACCAACTGCTTCTGCTGTTTTAAGTTTAAAACCTGGAGTATTTTTAACTCAAAAACAAATTGATGGAATTAAAAACTTTATAGCTTCTGCTGTAAGTGACTTAAAAAATGAAAATATTAAATTAATTGACCAAGATGGTTCATTATTAGAACATTCAAAAGATGATGTTGATAACTTAAAATCAATGACTCAAAATAAATATAAAGAGAAATTAGAAAGCAGTTATGAAAAAAAGATTATCTCTTTACTTGAACCAATTGTTGGTCCAAATAGAGTAGTTGCAAGAGTTACAATAGATTTAAATTTTATAAAGAAAAATATTCAAGAAGAGATATATGATCCAGAAGGAACAATTAGAAGTCAAGAGACTACTGAAAATGTTTCAAATTCTACAGGTGGACCAAATAATAATGGAGGAGTTGCAGGAGTTGATAGCAATATTCAAGAACCTCAAGAAGCAGGTGGGACTGAAGGAAGCAAATCTTCAAGTGAATCAACAAAAACTCTAACAAATTATGAAATTTCAAAAAAGATAATTGAACAAAAAGATAATAATTATTCAACAATTCAAAAAATAAGTGCTGCTGTGACATTTGATTCAACTGTATTAGATAGTATTCAAAATAAAGATGAATTTATCTCTTCTATGGAAGCAATTGTTCAAGATACAATTGGTTATGATCAAAAAAGAGGTGATCAAATTAGTGTAAAAAGCTTTAAATTTTTTGGGTTAAAAGCAATAGCTAATGCAGCTGGACAAAAAGTAGATGAAAATGGTAATATTATAGAAGAAGGAAGTACTGCTGATACTTTAGCTATGGTAAAATCTTTACTAAAAGAGTTTAGTGAGTATATTCAATATATAATTGCAGCAATTTTACTATTTATTTTTTATAGAAAATTTATTGTAAATCATGATGTGGTTGTATTAGGTGATGGAACTGTTAAAAAGAGAAATGCAGATGGATCTTCTGATGGTTTGGTTGATGATATGCTTTCTGGTTTTGAAGAGCAATTTGATATGCAAAGTGCAAAAGGAAGACTAAAAGCAAAAATTAAAAGCCAAATTATGAATAACTTAAATGGATTAGATGAAGAGGGTGCTGCTAAATATGAAGTTCTAATTGAAGAACTTGATAAAGAGATCAATAATAATCCAGCTGAAATGGCTAAAATGATAGAATTACTATTAGCAGAAGGTGATAGTAAATTTGTTAAAAGAGGTAATAAAAAATGA
- the flgB gene encoding flagellar basal body rod protein FlgB has product MKPSSVTDLLFTQLGFRGDRQEVISSNIANINTPKYKTKDLVFANELQKANDSRLQLYKTNEMHLSSSNEINKPFKSQMVDVKGLEEQNDGNNVNLDAQMSEMSKNKVIFDALQTSIKKDSLLFRSVIDSSAKN; this is encoded by the coding sequence ATGAAGCCAAGTAGCGTAACAGATTTACTTTTTACACAATTAGGTTTTCGTGGTGATAGACAAGAGGTTATTTCAAGTAATATTGCAAATATAAATACTCCTAAGTATAAAACAAAAGATTTGGTTTTTGCAAATGAATTACAAAAAGCAAATGATAGCAGACTACAATTATACAAAACTAATGAGATGCATTTAAGTTCTTCAAATGAAATAAATAAACCTTTTAAAAGTCAAATGGTTGATGTAAAAGGTTTAGAAGAACAAAATGATGGTAATAATGTAAATCTTGATGCACAAATGAGTGAAATGTCAAAAAATAAAGTAATATTTGATGCTTTGCAGACATCTATTAAAAAAGACTCATTATTATTTAGATCAGTAATTGACTCTTCTGCAAAAAATTAA
- a CDS encoding flagellar hook-basal body protein — MNQGTYPLAAAMINQLNRVDMISNNLANANTVGFKQEGMIEGSFNYYLTRASNEGFTPTKVNEITNTIPKLDGKYINEEVGPIVATGNALDFALKDSNAFFKVLNENGNVEYTRDGSFKILDNFLVDSKGRNILSNDNEPIVTDGEFINQISVVKIDFKDLEKVGYNNYKTKQNAQIEQLELNDGQLIQGSLEKSNINTVSTMVALIDAHRRFEQAQKGVLTIDDINAKVIDKIGNNNR; from the coding sequence ATGAATCAAGGTACATATCCTTTAGCAGCGGCAATGATAAATCAACTTAATAGAGTTGATATGATTTCCAATAACTTAGCAAATGCTAATACTGTTGGGTTTAAGCAAGAAGGAATGATAGAAGGTTCATTTAATTACTATCTTACAAGGGCTTCAAATGAAGGTTTCACTCCTACAAAAGTAAATGAAATTACTAATACTATACCAAAATTAGATGGTAAATATATAAATGAAGAAGTTGGACCAATTGTTGCTACAGGCAATGCTTTAGATTTTGCTTTAAAAGATTCAAATGCTTTTTTTAAAGTTTTAAATGAAAATGGAAATGTTGAATATACAAGAGATGGTTCTTTTAAAATATTAGATAACTTTTTAGTTGATTCTAAAGGTAGAAATATTTTAAGTAATGATAATGAACCAATTGTTACTGATGGTGAATTTATAAATCAAATTTCTGTAGTTAAAATAGACTTTAAAGATTTAGAAAAAGTAGGTTACAACAACTATAAAACAAAACAAAATGCTCAAATTGAACAATTAGAGCTAAATGATGGACAACTCATTCAAGGTTCTCTTGAAAAATCTAATATTAATACTGTTTCTACAATGGTTGCTTTAATTGATGCACATAGAAGATTTGAACAAGCTCAAAAAGGTGTATTAACAATTGATGATATTAATGCAAAAGTAATTGATAAAATAGGGAATAATAACAGATGA
- a CDS encoding response regulator, whose translation MRILIVDDSSTMRRIIGNVVMQLGFSKEDFDEAEDGVKAWKLLSEGKYDIILTDWNMPNMNGLELVKKVRSEGNHQKTPIIMITTEGGKSEVITALKAGVNNYIVKPFSADVLKEKLDGVLKNH comes from the coding sequence ATGAGAATTTTAATAGTTGATGATAGTTCTACTATGAGAAGAATTATTGGTAATGTAGTAATGCAACTTGGATTTTCAAAAGAGGATTTTGATGAAGCTGAAGATGGTGTGAAAGCTTGGAAATTATTATCTGAAGGGAAATATGATATTATTTTAACTGACTGGAATATGCCAAATATGAATGGTCTAGAGTTAGTTAAAAAGGTTAGATCGGAAGGTAATCATCAAAAAACTCCGATTATTATGATTACAACAGAGGGTGGAAAGTCTGAAGTTATCACTGCTTTAAAAGCTGGTGTAAATAACTATATTGTTAAACCATTTAGTGCAGATGTCTTAAAAGAGAAACTTGATGGGGTTTTAAAAAATCACTAA
- the flgG gene encoding flagellar basal-body rod protein FlgG, translated as MIRGLYTAATGMNSQQSQIDVTSNNIANVNTLGFKKDRAEFQDLMYETLNYTAGQTSETTRNPTGIDVGMGVRISGIQKSFLQGDLKQTSNPLDVAIEGNGFFRITMPDGETAYTRSGAFKLDDEGAIVNSNGYRLDPEIVIPDNVIKLTIGKDGVVTATDKATETIVTLGQITLSDFINPAGLAPIGESLFKETEASGAPVEGNPTENQFGNLRQGMVELSNVKLVNEMVDLITAQRAYEANSKAITTTDDMLDIVNRLKR; from the coding sequence ATGATTAGAGGTTTATACACTGCGGCAACTGGAATGAATTCCCAACAAAGTCAAATTGATGTTACATCAAATAATATTGCCAATGTTAATACATTAGGTTTTAAAAAAGATAGAGCTGAATTTCAAGATTTAATGTATGAAACATTAAACTATACAGCTGGACAAACTTCTGAAACAACAAGAAATCCAACAGGTATAGATGTGGGAATGGGAGTTAGAATTTCAGGTATTCAAAAAAGCTTCTTGCAAGGGGATTTAAAACAAACAAGTAACCCTTTAGATGTTGCTATTGAGGGTAATGGTTTTTTTAGAATTACTATGCCAGATGGAGAAACAGCATATACAAGAAGTGGTGCTTTTAAGCTAGATGATGAGGGAGCAATTGTAAACTCAAATGGATATAGATTAGACCCTGAAATAGTAATTCCTGACAATGTAATAAAATTAACTATTGGTAAAGATGGAGTGGTAACAGCAACAGATAAAGCAACTGAAACTATAGTTACTTTAGGACAAATTACACTATCAGATTTTATAAATCCAGCAGGACTTGCACCAATTGGTGAGTCACTATTTAAAGAAACAGAAGCATCAGGAGCTCCTGTTGAAGGCAATCCAACAGAAAACCAATTTGGAAATTTAAGACAAGGTATGGTTGAGTTATCAAACGTAAAACTTGTAAATGAGATGGTTGATTTAATTACTGCACAAAGAGCATATGAAGCAAACTCTAAAGCAATTACAACAACTGATGATATGTTAGATATTGTAAATAGATTAAAAAGATAA
- a CDS encoding coiled-coil domain-containing protein: protein MAEQNSTKNSNEIVDEIKLEIEESSLDDKLSIDEDANEIQIEESQLDKDKKDVSEKDISEYAIDEDELKDYSVQKKQTKVQRILTAVIAVLLVVLTIGIILYITGFFDKKEEPKVQTKVEEVKEEKTFDFKSRDIDSDKLNKKFDRLTKYDPSLQDQLAKEEAIKKAKEEEERKALEEKKKLEEIENLKKELEAEKKALEEKQTALISEKEQLEQMKEKLLQEVEEKKKELEALENSKEQTQEEVVAVTNEEEENKMPEAIQQVVENSENANINTSKSFLPLINVSVIKGNLKKDYLAKIERIDKNILLCRDNQNNIEIYVGPYEMPSARNNLLNKFLDSGFNQAMLIDLTKEEFDKRCNY from the coding sequence ATGGCAGAACAAAATAGTACAAAAAATTCAAATGAAATTGTTGATGAAATTAAATTGGAAATTGAAGAGAGTTCTTTAGATGATAAATTATCAATTGATGAAGATGCTAACGAAATACAAATAGAAGAATCACAACTTGATAAAGATAAAAAAGATGTTTCTGAAAAAGATATTAGTGAATATGCTATTGATGAAGATGAATTAAAAGATTATTCTGTTCAAAAAAAGCAAACTAAAGTTCAAAGAATATTAACTGCTGTAATTGCAGTGTTACTAGTTGTTTTAACAATAGGTATTATTTTGTATATTACTGGTTTTTTTGATAAAAAAGAAGAGCCTAAAGTTCAAACAAAAGTAGAAGAAGTAAAAGAAGAAAAAACTTTTGATTTTAAATCAAGAGATATTGATTCTGATAAATTAAATAAAAAATTTGATAGATTAACTAAATATGACCCTTCATTACAAGATCAACTTGCAAAAGAAGAAGCTATAAAAAAAGCTAAAGAGGAAGAAGAAAGAAAAGCTTTAGAAGAGAAGAAAAAATTAGAGGAAATTGAAAATTTAAAAAAAGAATTAGAAGCTGAAAAAAAAGCTTTAGAAGAGAAACAAACAGCCTTAATTTCTGAAAAAGAACAATTAGAACAAATGAAAGAAAAATTACTTCAAGAAGTTGAAGAAAAGAAAAAAGAATTAGAAGCTTTAGAAAATAGTAAAGAACAAACTCAAGAAGAAGTAGTAGCTGTAACAAATGAGGAAGAAGAGAATAAAATGCCAGAAGCTATACAACAAGTTGTAGAAAATAGTGAAAATGCAAATATAAATACTTCTAAATCATTTTTACCTTTAATTAATGTTTCAGTAATAAAAGGAAACCTTAAAAAAGATTATTTAGCAAAAATTGAAAGAATTGATAAAAATATCTTACTATGTAGAGATAATCAAAATAATATTGAAATTTATGTTGGTCCTTATGAAATGCCAAGTGCTAGAAACAACTTATTGAACAAATTTCTTGATAGTGGGTTTAATCAAGCAATGCTTATAGATTTAACTAAAGAAGAATTTGATAAAAGATGTAATTATTAG
- the rimM gene encoding ribosome maturation factor RimM (Essential for efficient processing of 16S rRNA): MTEDKIYVAKLGKTVGLKGDLKLHIDSDFPNQFKKGATFTTNRNLTLKVLNYNNNNGTIKFETYEDIDLAKKLINQELFTSKEATKDNCQLEENQHFWFDIIDCEIIEKNIVLGKVKEIHRYPITDYLEVTTSMQLVEKNLPKTFLIPYILDTYITNVDVQEKKIFTQDCFDILENS, translated from the coding sequence ATGACAGAAGATAAAATTTACGTAGCAAAATTAGGAAAAACAGTAGGTCTAAAAGGAGATTTAAAACTTCATATAGACTCTGATTTCCCTAATCAGTTTAAAAAAGGTGCTACATTTACTACTAATAGAAATCTCACTTTAAAAGTCTTAAACTACAACAATAATAATGGAACAATTAAATTTGAAACATATGAAGATATTGATTTAGCAAAAAAGCTTATAAATCAAGAACTTTTCACTTCTAAAGAAGCAACAAAAGATAATTGTCAATTGGAAGAGAATCAACATTTTTGGTTTGATATAATTGATTGTGAAATTATTGAAAAAAATATAGTTTTAGGAAAAGTAAAAGAGATACACAGATACCCTATAACTGATTATTTAGAGGTTACTACTTCTATGCAATTAGTTGAAAAGAATTTACCGAAAACTTTTTTAATTCCATATATTTTAGATACTTATATTACTAATGTAGATGTTCAAGAGAAGAAGATTTTCACACAAGATTGTTTTGATATATTAGAAAACTCGTAA
- a CDS encoding KH domain-containing protein: MIVNFIENYAKLIVSKPEEVSVSEEKIDDTFTEITIKADSLDIGKLIGKNGNMINALKVMANGCKAKDGVSYKIQVLSN; this comes from the coding sequence ATGATAGTAAATTTTATAGAAAATTATGCCAAACTAATTGTAAGTAAACCAGAAGAGGTAAGTGTATCAGAAGAGAAAATTGATGATACATTTACTGAAATTACTATAAAAGCTGATAGTTTAGATATAGGTAAACTAATTGGTAAAAATGGTAATATGATTAATGCTTTAAAAGTTATGGCAAATGGTTGTAAAGCAAAAGATGGTGTATCATATAAGATACAAGTTCTATCAAATTAA
- the rpsP gene encoding 30S ribosomal protein S16, whose product MTVIRLTRMGRNKKPFYRIVVTDSRKRRDSGWIESIGYFNPVSEPKVLKIDEERYNYWLSVGAKPSEKVKKLAAK is encoded by the coding sequence ATGACAGTAATTAGATTAACAAGAATGGGAAGAAACAAAAAACCATTTTACAGAATCGTTGTAACAGATTCAAGAAAAAGAAGAGATTCAGGATGGATTGAATCAATTGGATATTTCAACCCAGTATCTGAACCAAAAGTTTTAAAAATTGATGAAGAAAGATATAACTATTGGTTAAGTGTTGGTGCTAAACCAAGTGAAAAAGTTAAAAAATTAGCTGCTAAATAA